Proteins from a genomic interval of Perognathus longimembris pacificus isolate PPM17 chromosome 14, ASM2315922v1, whole genome shotgun sequence:
- the Egln3 gene encoding prolyl hydroxylase EGLN3, translating to MPLGHIMRLDLEKIALEYIVPCLHEVGFCYLDNFLGEVVGDCVLERVKQLHYNGVLRDGQLAGPRAGVSKRHLRGDQITWIGGNEEGCEAINFLLSLIDRLVLYCGSRLGKYYVKERSKAMVACYPGNGTGYVRHVDNPNGDGRCITCIYYLNKNWDAKLHGGILRIFPEGKSFIADVEPIFDRLLFFWSDRRNPHEVQPSYATRYAMTVWYFDAEERAEAKKKFRNLTRKTESALAKD from the exons ATGCCTCTGGGACACATCATGAGGCTGGACCTGGAGAAGATCGCCCTGGAGTACATCGTGCCTTGTCTGCACGAGGTGGGCTTCTGCTACCTGGACAACTTCCTGGGCGAGGTGGTGGGCGACTGCGTCCTGGAGCGGGTCAAGCAGCTGCACTACAACGGGGTGCTGCGGGACGGCCAGCTGGCGGGGCCGCGCGCCGGGGTCTCCAAGCGGCACCTGCGGGGGGACCAGATCACGTGGATCGGGGGCAACGAGGAGGGCTGCGAGGCCATCAACTTCCTCCTGTCCCTCATCGACAGGCTGGTCCTGTACTGCGGGAGCCGGCTGGGCAAATACTACGTGAAGGAGCGATCCAAG GCAATGGTGGCTTGCTATCCAGGAAATGGCACTGGTTATGTTCGCCATGTGGACAACCCCAATGGTGATGGACGCTGTATCACCTGCATCTACTACCTGAACAAGAATTGGGATGCTAAG TTGCACGGTGGGATCCTGAGGATATTTCCAGAAGGGAAGTCATTCATCGCTGATGTGGAGCCCATTTTTGATAGACTCCTCTTCTTCTGGTCAGATCGTAGGAATCCACATGAAGTCCAGCCTTCCTATGCGACCAG ATATGCTATGACCGTTTGGTACTTTGATGCAGAAGAAAGGGCAGAAGccaaaaagaaattcaggaatTTAACTA GGAAAACAGAATCTGCCCTTGCTAAAGACTGA